In Thermococcus zilligii AN1, a genomic segment contains:
- the nuoF gene encoding NADH-quinone oxidoreductase subunit NuoF: MSEIKAIAVGMNSCGIAAGARETYEALKGELEKRNLDVKLKIVGCVGMCYREPLVDIITDDGIITYGHVDPEKVPRIVEEHVINGKPVEEWIVKRDWWENGERKTWDVDGYFAKQRKIVLENSGYIDPENIDEYIQAGGYEALKKALRMKPEEIIDVITKSGLRGRGGAGFPTGLKWKFTREAKGDEKYVICNADEGDPGAFMDRNVLEGDPHRVIEGMIIGAYAIGATRGFIYVRAEYPLAVKRLRIALKQARERGFLGENILGSGFSFDIEIKEGAGAFVCGEETALIASIEGKRGMPRPRPPYPAQKGLWGKPTNINNVETWANVPWIITHGWEAYASLGTEKSRGTKVFALSGKIKRGGNVEVPMGITLREILYGIGGGTKTGKRIKAVQLGGPSGGCIPEELFDIPVDYESVNATGAIMGSGGMVVMDEDTCMVDVAKFFLDFTVKESCGKCTFCRLGTKRMLEILDRFTKGEATLEDLERLEKLAHQVKVGSLCGLGQTAPNPVLTTLRYFRDEYLAHIEGKCPAKVCKPLIRYVIIADKCTGCTACARFCPAKAISGERLKPHVIDQEACIRCGTCYEVCRFNAIEILTGRDE; the protein is encoded by the coding sequence ATGTCTGAGATAAAGGCCATAGCAGTTGGCATGAACTCCTGCGGTATAGCCGCGGGTGCCAGGGAGACCTATGAAGCGTTAAAGGGCGAGCTTGAAAAGAGAAACCTTGACGTAAAGCTCAAGATAGTCGGCTGCGTTGGCATGTGCTACCGCGAGCCGCTCGTTGACATCATCACCGACGACGGGATCATCACCTACGGCCACGTTGACCCCGAGAAGGTTCCGAGGATTGTGGAGGAGCACGTCATCAACGGAAAACCCGTCGAGGAGTGGATCGTCAAGAGGGACTGGTGGGAGAACGGCGAGAGGAAGACCTGGGATGTCGACGGCTATTTTGCCAAGCAGAGGAAGATAGTGCTGGAGAACTCGGGCTACATCGACCCGGAGAACATAGACGAGTACATTCAAGCTGGCGGCTACGAGGCCCTTAAGAAGGCCCTCCGGATGAAGCCCGAGGAGATAATAGACGTCATCACAAAGTCCGGCCTGAGGGGGAGAGGCGGGGCGGGATTCCCCACTGGCTTAAAATGGAAGTTCACGAGGGAAGCTAAGGGCGACGAGAAGTACGTAATCTGCAACGCCGACGAGGGTGATCCCGGGGCCTTCATGGACAGGAACGTGCTTGAGGGAGACCCCCACCGCGTCATAGAGGGCATGATAATAGGTGCCTACGCGATTGGAGCCACCAGGGGCTTCATCTACGTGAGAGCGGAATACCCGCTGGCCGTAAAGAGGCTCAGGATAGCCCTGAAGCAGGCGCGCGAGAGGGGCTTTTTGGGGGAAAACATCCTCGGTAGTGGATTCTCCTTCGACATCGAAATCAAGGAGGGTGCTGGAGCCTTCGTCTGCGGCGAGGAGACGGCACTAATAGCGTCCATTGAGGGGAAGAGGGGAATGCCGAGGCCGAGGCCGCCCTATCCAGCCCAAAAGGGCCTCTGGGGCAAGCCGACCAACATAAACAACGTCGAGACCTGGGCCAACGTCCCGTGGATAATCACGCACGGCTGGGAGGCCTACGCTTCCCTCGGAACCGAGAAGAGCAGGGGCACCAAGGTTTTCGCCCTCTCGGGCAAGATAAAGCGCGGTGGCAACGTGGAGGTGCCGATGGGCATAACGCTGAGGGAAATACTCTACGGGATAGGCGGGGGGACGAAGACGGGCAAGAGGATTAAGGCCGTACAGCTCGGCGGCCCCTCGGGCGGTTGCATTCCTGAGGAGCTCTTCGACATCCCGGTTGATTACGAGAGCGTCAACGCCACCGGGGCGATAATGGGGAGCGGCGGAATGGTTGTGATGGACGAGGACACGTGCATGGTAGATGTCGCGAAGTTCTTCCTCGACTTCACGGTGAAGGAGTCCTGCGGAAAGTGCACCTTCTGCAGGCTGGGGACGAAGAGGATGCTGGAAATCCTGGACAGGTTCACGAAGGGAGAAGCAACGCTGGAAGACCTTGAGAGGCTTGAGAAACTGGCCCACCAGGTCAAAGTGGGCTCGCTCTGCGGCCTTGGCCAGACCGCCCCAAACCCCGTCCTAACGACGCTCCGCTACTTCAGGGATGAGTACTTAGCACACATCGAGGGGAAATGCCCCGCAAAGGTCTGCAAGCCCCTCATAAGGTACGTTATCATTGCAGACAAATGCACCGGCTGTACGGCGTGCGCAAGGTTCTGCCCTGCAAAGGCCATAAGCGGAGAGAGGCTGAAGCCACACGTCATCGACCAGGAGGCCTGCATCAGGTGCGGAACCTGCTACGAGGTTTGCCGGTTCAACGCGATCGAAATCCTCACCGGGAGGGATGAGTGA
- the nuoE gene encoding NADH-quinone oxidoreductase subunit NuoE — protein sequence MKADLDYIRSYPPEPGSLIPLLQRTQERFGYLPKEALEEIARYLGIPLSRVYGVATFYAQFRFEPLGKYVVKICHGTACHVNGSVNISQAIREELGIGEGQTSEDGLVTLERVACLGCCSLAPVIMVNEKVFGKLTPEKVRKLIRKLREGKLDV from the coding sequence ATGAAAGCAGACCTCGATTACATCCGCTCTTACCCCCCGGAACCGGGCTCGCTCATCCCCCTTCTCCAGAGAACCCAGGAGCGCTTCGGCTACCTCCCCAAAGAGGCGCTTGAGGAAATCGCCCGCTACCTCGGAATCCCGCTGAGCAGGGTCTACGGTGTTGCCACCTTCTACGCCCAGTTCCGCTTCGAGCCCCTCGGAAAGTACGTCGTCAAAATCTGCCACGGCACCGCCTGCCATGTAAACGGTTCTGTTAACATCTCCCAGGCAATAAGGGAGGAGCTCGGGATAGGGGAGGGACAGACGAGTGAGGACGGCCTCGTAACGCTTGAGCGCGTTGCCTGCCTCGGCTGCTGCAGCCTGGCACCGGTGATAATGGTGAACGAGAAGGTCTTCGGCAAGCTGACGCCGGAGAAGGTGAGAAAGCTCATCAGAAAGCTCAGGGAGGGGAAGCTCGATGTCTGA
- the shyB gene encoding NAD(P)-dependent hydrogenase/sulfhydrogenase 2 subunit beta → MRYIKLPSENFGEFFNSLRAWGKVYGPVKKGKVCSFQEVHGVEEVALDYKRTTLPPKKFFVRPRDAVLKLKNGRWENGVESEPFVLFGLHSCDIHGLKILDKVYLSEPADPYYKARRENATVIGISCIPDEYCFCKSLGTDFAMDGFDLFLHELPDGWLVRVGSVRGHEIAWENEGLFEEVTEGDLANFRAFEEKRAKSFGRKLNKEGLADMLDLAYNSPVWKKYADICLACGNCTMVCPTCRCYEVCDRWLNAYEGVRERRYDSCFMESHGLVAGGHNFRPTRLDRFRHRYYCKSYFDPSAGFNCVGCGRCDEFCPAKIEHVKVLDEVRGSLQ, encoded by the coding sequence TTGAGGTACATAAAATTGCCTTCCGAAAATTTTGGGGAGTTCTTCAACTCGCTCAGGGCCTGGGGAAAGGTGTACGGGCCGGTGAAAAAAGGAAAGGTCTGTTCTTTTCAGGAAGTCCACGGGGTTGAGGAGGTCGCCCTCGACTACAAAAGGACAACGCTCCCCCCGAAGAAGTTCTTCGTGAGGCCCAGGGACGCTGTCCTTAAGCTCAAAAACGGCAGGTGGGAGAACGGTGTTGAAAGCGAGCCCTTCGTCCTCTTTGGCCTTCATTCCTGCGACATCCACGGGCTGAAGATCCTCGACAAGGTCTACCTCAGCGAGCCGGCTGACCCGTACTATAAGGCCAGGCGCGAGAATGCCACAGTAATCGGCATCAGCTGCATCCCCGACGAGTACTGCTTCTGCAAGAGCTTAGGGACGGACTTCGCCATGGACGGCTTCGACCTCTTCCTCCACGAGCTCCCCGATGGCTGGCTCGTTAGGGTTGGGAGCGTCAGGGGGCATGAGATAGCATGGGAGAACGAGGGGCTCTTTGAGGAGGTCACAGAGGGGGATCTCGCAAACTTCAGGGCCTTCGAGGAAAAGCGGGCAAAGTCCTTCGGGAGGAAGCTCAACAAGGAGGGCCTCGCGGACATGCTCGACCTGGCCTACAACAGCCCGGTTTGGAAGAAGTACGCCGATATCTGCCTCGCCTGCGGCAACTGCACCATGGTCTGTCCGACCTGCCGTTGCTACGAGGTCTGCGACAGGTGGCTCAACGCTTACGAGGGGGTGCGGGAGCGGCGCTACGATTCCTGCTTCATGGAGAGCCACGGGCTGGTGGCGGGCGGCCACAACTTCAGGCCGACAAGGTTGGACCGCTTCAGGCACAGGTATTACTGCAAGAGCTACTTTGACCCATCCGCCGGTTTCAACTGCGTCGGGTGTGGGAGGTGTGATGAGTTCTGCCCGGCTAAGATAGAGCACGTTAAGGTTCTCGACGAGGTGAGGGGGTCCCTGCAATGA
- the shyC gene encoding NAD(P)-dependent hydrogenase/sulfhydrogenase 2 subunit gamma, with protein MSENPYLSYEARILEVKDLTPREKLFTLRFTDPEVGERFDFKPGQFVIVDVRGFGEFPISLCSPPTRKGYFQLCIRKAGRMTKFVHRMEEGDTVGIRGPYGNGFPMEKMEGSNLVLVAGGLGMAPLRSVLWYAIDSGKYEHIWLLYGTKAYEDILFRDEIVHLLRHGEAMNCSVKLAYEVESPSCIYLEEGFSQKVCRGVVTDLFRGEEFDVNKAYALICGPPVMYKFVVRELLNRKLSPGRIYMTLERRMRCGIGKCGHCIVGTSTSIKYVCRDGPVFTYWDALSTRGLI; from the coding sequence ATGAGCGAGAACCCGTACCTCTCTTACGAAGCCAGAATCCTGGAGGTCAAGGATCTCACACCGAGGGAGAAGCTCTTCACGCTCCGCTTCACGGATCCAGAGGTGGGGGAGAGGTTCGACTTCAAGCCGGGCCAGTTCGTGATAGTGGACGTCAGGGGCTTTGGGGAGTTCCCGATAAGCCTCTGCTCCCCGCCAACGAGAAAGGGCTACTTCCAGCTTTGCATAAGGAAAGCTGGCAGGATGACGAAGTTCGTCCACAGAATGGAAGAGGGCGACACCGTGGGAATCCGCGGGCCCTACGGGAACGGCTTCCCCATGGAGAAAATGGAGGGCTCAAACCTCGTCCTCGTCGCCGGTGGCCTCGGAATGGCGCCCCTCCGCTCCGTCCTGTGGTACGCCATCGACTCCGGAAAATACGAGCACATATGGCTCCTCTATGGAACTAAAGCCTACGAGGACATACTCTTCCGTGACGAGATAGTCCACCTCCTCAGGCACGGGGAGGCAATGAACTGCTCCGTAAAGCTCGCCTACGAGGTGGAGAGCCCCTCGTGCATTTACCTCGAGGAGGGCTTCTCCCAAAAGGTCTGCAGGGGCGTCGTTACCGACCTCTTCCGCGGCGAGGAGTTCGACGTGAACAAGGCCTACGCCCTCATCTGCGGCCCGCCGGTCATGTACAAGTTCGTCGTGAGGGAGCTCCTGAACAGGAAGCTTTCCCCTGGAAGGATTTACATGACCCTCGAGAGGAGGATGCGCTGTGGAATAGGGAAGTGCGGCCACTGCATCGTTGGGACGAGCACGTCCATCAAATACGTCTGCAGGGACGGCCCTGTCTTCACCTACTGGGACGCCCTCTCCACAAGGGGGTTGATATGA
- the shyD gene encoding NAD(P)-dependent hydrogenase/sulfhydrogenase 2 subunit delta, protein MMEKLKLGVFELTGCGGCALNVLFLYERLFDLLEFYEMGEFHMASSAQGGGHYDVGIVTGTVSTHRDLELLKNARNRSDYLIALGTCATHGSVQASVELPIREKLKAVYGDEGNPMKALDSKPAVEYVAVDLAIPGCPYDKEELYQALMNIARGADPVRPDYPVCVECKLNEYECVLVKRNLPCLGPITLGGCNAACVRSGLGCIGCRGPLPGEVNPAGEYEILRGLGYNGDYIVRKFKTFARWEP, encoded by the coding sequence ATGATGGAGAAGCTTAAACTCGGTGTTTTCGAGCTGACGGGCTGCGGCGGCTGTGCCCTCAACGTCCTCTTCCTCTACGAGAGGCTCTTCGACCTTTTAGAGTTCTATGAGATGGGTGAGTTCCACATGGCTTCGAGCGCACAAGGGGGAGGCCACTACGACGTGGGCATCGTTACGGGAACCGTTTCGACCCACCGCGATTTAGAGCTCCTCAAAAATGCCAGAAACCGCTCCGACTACCTCATAGCGCTGGGAACGTGCGCCACCCACGGGAGCGTGCAGGCAAGCGTTGAACTGCCCATCAGGGAGAAGCTGAAGGCGGTCTACGGTGACGAAGGCAACCCGATGAAGGCCCTCGACTCAAAGCCTGCAGTGGAGTACGTGGCGGTTGATCTGGCCATTCCCGGCTGTCCCTACGACAAGGAAGAGCTTTACCAGGCCCTGATGAACATCGCCAGGGGAGCTGACCCGGTCAGGCCCGATTACCCCGTCTGCGTCGAGTGCAAGTTAAACGAATACGAGTGCGTCCTCGTGAAGAGGAACCTCCCATGCCTCGGCCCGATAACCCTTGGCGGCTGCAACGCGGCCTGCGTAAGGTCGGGCCTTGGCTGTATAGGTTGCAGGGGCCCCCTCCCGGGCGAGGTGAACCCTGCGGGCGAGTACGAGATACTCAGGGGCCTCGGCTACAATGGGGATTACATAGTCAGGAAGTTCAAGACCTTCGCGAGGTGGGAGCCGTGA
- the shyA gene encoding NAD(P)-dependent hydrogenase/sulfhydrogenase 2 subunit alpha: protein MIIELHEFTRVEGNGRAEIVVEDGEVKDVRLKIVEGPRFFELLTLGRHYYDVPDLEARICAICYLAHSVASVMGIERAFGVEVPEEIKLLRELGLIGELLESHALHLYLLVAPDVLGYSDAIRMATKHGELVKEGLALKAFGNRIRELIGGREIHGINVKPGGFGRYPTVEELEEVERQSEALLKLAKRAVRLFAGLGPYGERAKHFVATDGYLWGERLISEGGEPFHYTERIEERSLVYSFAKQGKYNGESFLVGALPRLLLKAKMLTPEAKRLFEEQRERLETGYVSYNNLAQAIELVYSLERAGEIAKTLLDRGINGENVPVEPGEGEGIGYVEAPRGVLIHHYRTDSEGKIVYSNIITPTALNHAMMEASLLKEVRALYGEVGEGEMVKKLEETVRAFDPCISCSVHLVKL from the coding sequence GTGATAATCGAGCTGCACGAGTTTACCAGAGTTGAGGGCAACGGCAGGGCGGAGATAGTTGTCGAGGACGGTGAGGTGAAGGACGTCAGGCTCAAAATCGTTGAAGGCCCGCGCTTCTTCGAGTTGCTGACCCTTGGGAGACACTACTACGACGTCCCAGACCTCGAGGCCAGGATATGCGCGATATGTTACCTGGCCCACAGCGTTGCATCGGTGATGGGCATAGAGAGGGCCTTTGGGGTCGAGGTTCCCGAGGAGATAAAGCTCCTGAGGGAGCTCGGACTCATAGGGGAGCTCCTTGAGAGCCACGCGCTTCACCTCTACCTGCTCGTTGCCCCAGATGTCCTCGGCTATTCCGATGCCATAAGGATGGCCACCAAACACGGCGAGCTCGTTAAGGAGGGGCTCGCACTGAAGGCCTTCGGGAACAGGATAAGGGAGCTCATCGGCGGGAGGGAGATACACGGCATCAACGTCAAGCCCGGCGGCTTCGGTAGATACCCCACAGTTGAGGAGCTGGAGGAGGTAGAGAGGCAGAGCGAAGCCCTGTTGAAGCTTGCAAAGAGGGCCGTGAGGCTCTTCGCGGGGCTGGGCCCCTACGGGGAACGGGCAAAGCACTTCGTCGCCACGGACGGTTACCTATGGGGAGAGAGGCTGATTTCAGAGGGGGGAGAGCCCTTCCACTACACCGAGAGAATAGAGGAGCGCTCCTTAGTTTACAGCTTCGCCAAGCAGGGTAAATACAACGGCGAGAGCTTCCTCGTTGGAGCTTTGCCGAGGCTTCTTCTAAAGGCAAAGATGCTGACGCCGGAGGCAAAGAGGCTCTTCGAGGAGCAGAGGGAGAGGCTTGAGACCGGCTACGTAAGCTACAACAACCTTGCCCAGGCGATAGAGCTTGTCTACTCCCTTGAGAGGGCTGGGGAAATAGCGAAGACCCTCCTCGACCGCGGGATTAACGGTGAGAACGTCCCGGTGGAGCCGGGGGAGGGGGAGGGCATCGGCTACGTGGAAGCGCCGAGGGGAGTCCTCATCCACCACTACCGCACCGATTCAGAAGGGAAGATAGTCTATTCCAACATAATAACGCCGACGGCCCTTAACCACGCCATGATGGAGGCCAGCCTGCTGAAGGAAGTGAGGGCACTCTACGGCGAGGTTGGGGAAGGGGAGATGGTGAAGAAGCTCGAGGAGACAGTTAGGGCCTTTGACCCCTGCATCTCCTGCTCGGTGCACCTGGTGAAGCTTTGA
- a CDS encoding TRAM domain-containing protein: MYGERFGGYGQEAPVKVGERYRVKIESLGKGGDGIARVKGFVIFVPNTQVGDEVDIVINSVKKKFAFGEVL; the protein is encoded by the coding sequence ATGTATGGAGAAAGGTTTGGTGGATATGGACAGGAAGCCCCGGTTAAGGTTGGGGAGAGGTACAGGGTCAAGATAGAGAGCCTCGGAAAGGGCGGCGATGGAATCGCCAGGGTGAAGGGGTTCGTTATATTCGTCCCGAACACTCAGGTTGGAGACGAGGTTGATATCGTTATCAACTCCGTCAAGAAGAAGTTCGCCTTTGGCGAAGTCCTCTGA
- a CDS encoding ubiquitin-like small modifier protein 1, with protein MKVTVRYFARYRSLVGKGEEEVELPEGATVRDLIEKLRELHPVLKNEVFSEDDSFADVNVSRNGRYVGFDEILKEGDVVALFPPVSGG; from the coding sequence ATGAAGGTCACGGTGAGATATTTTGCCAGGTACCGCTCCCTGGTTGGGAAAGGCGAGGAGGAGGTAGAACTCCCGGAGGGGGCTACCGTTAGGGATCTCATCGAAAAGCTCAGGGAGCTCCATCCGGTTCTCAAAAATGAGGTCTTCTCCGAGGACGATAGCTTTGCAGATGTCAACGTCTCAAGAAACGGCCGCTATGTGGGGTTCGACGAAATATTAAAAGAGGGGGACGTAGTGGCCCTCTTTCCGCCGGTAAGCGGCGGCTGA
- a CDS encoding CGP-CTERM-anchored Cys-rich protein, with protein MKRIVGVWILLMMLSLPLAVACYTPRDGYSVEVVLNKPGVSYNPGAGVPGTLTIGNRTFLLKVWNDSKGVRVRVEIPEKIEPTAYWSYSGALILTTDNLSELTKLGWTIAKNGSNVNVFKKGNVTLTIIFPATECSSDSDCATGGCSGEICAPRDEAGKIASPCLYAEWYECLKLTSCGCVNGLCSWKLNPAFEACLREHGVDPSSVIKTGVATVVGATGTNPEELRGALMEFFSVVGINCTEFTLVLNSNEVPIYNPEEVSAPEAMKAALEKLQEAGVISGLSEEDIKDISSVVSWGKAGWNSHIGWYETEDGTYAWIPYYESKDPQLVKCGGGPETGNLNPGSPTPGSGDGVTQTNQAAEEKKDTNTGGANTICGPASIVGLSLIWLMARKKR; from the coding sequence ATGAAGAGGATTGTGGGGGTTTGGATCCTCCTGATGATGCTGTCCCTCCCCCTGGCCGTGGCATGCTACACCCCCCGCGACGGCTACTCGGTCGAAGTCGTCCTGAACAAGCCGGGGGTAAGCTACAACCCCGGTGCAGGTGTTCCCGGAACCCTGACCATTGGAAACAGAACGTTCCTCCTGAAGGTCTGGAACGATAGCAAAGGGGTTCGTGTACGGGTGGAGATTCCGGAGAAGATTGAGCCCACAGCATACTGGAGCTATTCAGGTGCGCTGATCCTCACAACGGACAACCTCAGCGAACTCACGAAGCTCGGCTGGACGATCGCCAAAAACGGTTCGAACGTCAACGTCTTCAAAAAGGGCAACGTGACGCTCACGATCATCTTCCCGGCGACGGAGTGCAGTTCAGATTCAGACTGCGCCACCGGCGGCTGTTCCGGGGAGATCTGCGCACCCAGGGATGAGGCCGGGAAGATCGCCTCGCCCTGCCTCTACGCCGAATGGTATGAATGCCTTAAGCTCACCAGCTGCGGCTGTGTGAACGGGCTCTGCTCGTGGAAACTGAACCCGGCCTTTGAGGCATGCCTCAGGGAGCACGGTGTCGACCCGAGCAGCGTGATAAAAACCGGAGTGGCAACCGTTGTTGGGGCAACGGGAACTAACCCAGAGGAGCTCAGGGGGGCCCTGATGGAGTTCTTCAGCGTTGTGGGCATAAACTGCACGGAGTTCACGCTCGTATTGAACTCCAACGAGGTGCCAATTTACAACCCGGAGGAAGTGAGCGCACCGGAGGCCATGAAAGCCGCCCTTGAAAAGCTCCAGGAAGCAGGAGTCATAAGCGGACTGAGCGAGGAAGACATCAAAGACATATCAAGCGTCGTTAGCTGGGGAAAAGCCGGGTGGAACTCCCACATAGGCTGGTACGAGACTGAGGACGGAACCTACGCCTGGATACCATATTACGAGAGCAAGGATCCCCAGCTCGTGAAGTGCGGGGGAGGCCCCGAAACGGGTAATCTCAATCCGGGAAGCCCCACCCCCGGAAGTGGGGATGGAGTGACTCAGACCAACCAGGCGGCAGAGGAGAAGAAGGACACGAACACTGGAGGAGCGAATACCATCTGCGGGCCAGCTTCAATTGTCGGGCTGAGCCTGATCTGGCTCATGGCGAGGAAAAAGAGGTGA
- the eno gene encoding phosphopyruvate hydratase — translation MENPFEIVDVIAREILDSRGNPTVEVEVYTPVSMGRAAVPSGASTGTHEALELRDGGKRYHGKGVRRAVENVNKIIAPEIIGMDVTWQREIDSLMLELDGTENKSNLGANAILGVSLAVAKAAANALGLPLYQYIGGTNAYVMPVPMSNVINGGVHAGNELDFQEFMIMPVGADSFREAIRWISETYHVLKRVIAERYGRNAINVGDEGGFAPPMKEVTEPLDVLVRAIEEAGYKPGDEVAFALDAASSEFFHPDRGKYVVSGKEYDRGELLELYRELVSTYPIVSIEDPFHEEDWEGFVMITKELGRKIQIVGDDLFVTNPKRIRKGIELGAANALLLKVNQIGTLSEAIDAAYTAFRAGYGVVVSHRSGETEDATIADLAVALNAGQIKTGAPARSDRNAKYNQLIRIEEELEGIALYPGRKFRNPFL, via the coding sequence ATGGAGAACCCCTTTGAGATAGTGGACGTTATAGCGAGGGAGATACTCGACAGCAGGGGCAACCCCACGGTGGAGGTCGAGGTCTACACGCCGGTAAGCATGGGCAGGGCCGCGGTTCCGAGCGGGGCAAGCACCGGAACCCACGAGGCCCTTGAGCTCCGCGACGGCGGGAAGAGGTACCACGGGAAGGGTGTCAGGAGGGCCGTGGAAAACGTCAACAAGATAATTGCGCCCGAGATAATTGGAATGGACGTCACCTGGCAGAGGGAGATAGACAGCCTCATGCTCGAGCTTGACGGCACCGAGAACAAGAGCAACCTCGGCGCCAACGCCATCCTCGGCGTCTCCCTGGCGGTTGCAAAGGCGGCGGCGAACGCGCTCGGTTTGCCCCTCTACCAGTACATCGGCGGAACCAACGCCTACGTAATGCCCGTCCCCATGAGCAACGTCATCAACGGCGGCGTTCACGCGGGCAACGAGCTCGACTTCCAGGAGTTCATGATAATGCCAGTTGGGGCCGACTCCTTCAGGGAGGCAATAAGGTGGATTTCCGAGACCTACCACGTCCTCAAGAGGGTCATAGCCGAGCGCTACGGCAGGAACGCCATAAACGTCGGTGACGAGGGCGGTTTCGCCCCGCCGATGAAGGAGGTAACCGAGCCCCTCGATGTCCTCGTCAGGGCCATTGAAGAGGCCGGCTACAAGCCGGGTGATGAGGTAGCCTTCGCCCTCGACGCGGCTTCAAGCGAGTTCTTCCACCCGGACAGGGGCAAGTACGTCGTCTCCGGAAAGGAGTACGACAGGGGCGAGCTTTTGGAGCTCTACAGGGAGCTGGTCAGCACTTATCCGATAGTTTCCATTGAGGACCCGTTCCACGAGGAAGACTGGGAAGGCTTTGTCATGATAACGAAGGAACTCGGAAGGAAGATACAGATCGTCGGTGACGACCTCTTCGTCACAAACCCGAAGAGGATAAGGAAGGGCATCGAGCTTGGCGCCGCCAACGCGCTCCTCCTCAAGGTCAACCAGATAGGAACGCTGAGCGAGGCCATAGACGCCGCCTACACCGCCTTCAGGGCCGGTTACGGTGTCGTTGTCTCCCACAGGAGCGGCGAGACTGAAGATGCCACAATAGCTGACCTGGCTGTTGCACTCAACGCCGGCCAGATAAAGACCGGCGCCCCAGCGAGGAGCGACAGGAACGCCAAGTACAACCAGCTGATAAGGATTGAAGAAGAGCTTGAGGGAATAGCCCTCTATCCGGGCAGGAAGTTCAGGAACCCGTTCCTCTGA
- a CDS encoding PadR family transcriptional regulator yields MTDSNVARNLYTVPIKNMILLIIGLKGEAHGYEILKEIEKMTFGNWKPSHGNLYTMLNNLAKEGLIESREEYRGKRRVVKYALTENGWLYLREANELTLKSLYLAVQYHERLREKLEEMGYGKGIAVTAIDSYIELLDGIISILGEKKRELEELKREKELRGTGS; encoded by the coding sequence ATGACGGATTCAAACGTGGCGAGAAACCTCTACACCGTCCCCATAAAGAACATGATACTCCTCATCATCGGCCTAAAGGGGGAAGCCCACGGTTACGAGATTCTGAAGGAGATAGAGAAGATGACCTTCGGCAACTGGAAGCCCAGCCATGGCAACCTCTACACCATGCTCAACAACCTCGCGAAGGAGGGGTTGATAGAGTCGAGGGAAGAATACAGGGGAAAGAGGAGGGTCGTTAAGTACGCGCTCACGGAGAATGGCTGGCTCTACCTGAGGGAGGCGAACGAGCTCACCTTGAAGTCGCTCTATCTTGCCGTTCAGTACCACGAGAGGCTCCGCGAGAAGCTCGAGGAGATGGGCTACGGGAAGGGGATAGCGGTTACGGCCATAGACAGCTACATAGAACTCCTCGACGGCATCATCAGCATTTTAGGGGAGAAGAAAAGGGAGCTCGAAGAACTGAAGAGGGAAAAAGAGCTCAGAGGAACGGGTTCCTGA